The following are encoded in a window of Salinibacter ruber DSM 13855 genomic DNA:
- a CDS encoding acetyltransferase, protein MSDCSFIIVGGGGHARVVASTLRRLGETILGFTDPDEEATLGDGIEHLGRDKILTEKDPSKVALTMGMGSVRDTGHRAGLFTEQVENGFRFPTLIHPDAVLASEAKTKAGVQVMAGGVIQPGASLGENVIVNTNASVDHDCQIGAHSHVASGATLSGEVVLESQVHVGTGASIIQGVDVGKNSVVGAGAVVIEDVPPETVVIGVPAHPK, encoded by the coding sequence ATGAGCGACTGTTCATTTATCATTGTGGGAGGAGGGGGACACGCCAGAGTCGTGGCAAGCACCCTTCGTCGGCTCGGCGAAACAATTCTTGGCTTTACGGATCCTGATGAAGAGGCAACGCTTGGCGACGGCATCGAGCACCTTGGAAGAGACAAAATCCTCACCGAGAAGGATCCGTCCAAGGTGGCGTTGACAATGGGCATGGGATCGGTACGAGACACCGGCCATCGCGCCGGCCTGTTCACCGAGCAGGTCGAAAACGGATTTCGGTTCCCTACGCTCATCCATCCGGATGCAGTCTTAGCTTCTGAGGCAAAGACAAAAGCAGGGGTACAGGTGATGGCTGGGGGCGTGATTCAGCCCGGCGCGTCGCTGGGCGAAAATGTGATCGTGAATACCAATGCCTCCGTAGACCACGACTGTCAGATTGGAGCCCATTCCCATGTCGCTTCGGGAGCAACTCTATCGGGAGAAGTTGTATTGGAGTCCCAAGTCCATGTGGGAACGGGTGCGTCAATCATTCAGGGGGTGGACGTCGGGAAGAACAGTGTCGTAGGAGCCGGAGCGGTGGTGATCGAAGACGTTCCCCCCGAGACGGTCGTTATCGGCGTTCCAGCACATCCAAAGTAG
- the neuC gene encoding UDP-N-acetylglucosamine 2-epimerase yields MANRKVCFVTGARSEYGLLQWVLHEIKEDPELQLQIIATGMHLSPEFGLTYRAIEEDGFEINEKVEMLLSSDTPIGVAKSMGLGTIGFAEAFDRLEPDIALIPCDRYEALSAAQAAMVSRIPIAHVYGGEATQGLIDDPIRHSLTKISHYHFVAAEPYRRRVIQLGEHPEKVYNFGAPQLDHLNRLDLLGRKAFEESIGFELGQRSCIVTYHPVTLSEVSPAEPFGELLDALDDFPDLRIIFTKCNADTEGRVINQMIEEYVATHGERACVFTSLGQRRYLSALKHVDAVVGNSSSGIIEAPAVPVPTVNLGDRQDGRLRAESIIDCREERESIRNALEQALSSAFREEIQNIASPYGKGHTSPRIKQKLKEVPLGEDVLKKGFYDLDGQ; encoded by the coding sequence ATGGCCAACCGCAAAGTTTGCTTTGTCACCGGGGCACGATCGGAGTATGGGCTGCTACAGTGGGTCCTGCACGAAATTAAGGAGGACCCGGAGCTTCAACTTCAGATCATCGCCACGGGCATGCACCTCTCTCCCGAGTTTGGTTTGACCTACCGGGCTATCGAGGAGGACGGTTTTGAAATTAATGAGAAGGTGGAAATGTTGCTTTCCAGTGATACGCCCATTGGAGTGGCCAAGTCGATGGGACTCGGCACGATCGGGTTTGCCGAAGCATTTGACCGGCTCGAACCGGATATAGCACTCATCCCATGTGATCGTTACGAAGCGCTATCGGCTGCGCAGGCCGCCATGGTGTCGCGGATTCCAATTGCACATGTTTATGGTGGTGAGGCCACTCAGGGCCTGATCGACGATCCGATTCGACACTCACTAACTAAAATATCGCACTACCATTTCGTAGCCGCAGAGCCATATCGCAGGCGAGTCATTCAGCTTGGGGAGCATCCGGAGAAAGTTTATAACTTTGGGGCGCCTCAACTCGATCATTTGAACAGACTGGATCTCTTGGGCCGAAAAGCCTTCGAAGAGTCCATTGGCTTTGAGCTTGGTCAGCGATCATGCATCGTCACGTATCACCCTGTCACGCTCAGTGAGGTCTCGCCTGCCGAGCCATTTGGAGAGTTGCTCGATGCACTTGATGACTTTCCGGATCTGCGGATCATTTTTACGAAGTGCAATGCAGACACGGAAGGCCGGGTCATCAATCAAATGATTGAGGAATATGTGGCCACTCATGGCGAGCGAGCCTGCGTATTTACGTCACTGGGACAACGGCGTTACCTGAGTGCGCTGAAGCATGTGGATGCAGTTGTTGGAAACTCGTCAAGTGGCATTATTGAGGCACCTGCTGTACCGGTTCCAACGGTGAATCTCGGCGATCGCCAGGATGGACGTCTCCGAGCAGAGTCTATTATCGATTGCCGCGAAGAGCGGGAAAGCATCCGAAACGCTCTTGAGCAAGCACTTTCCTCGGCTTTTCGGGAGGAGATTCAAAATATTGCGTCGCCGTACGGAAAGGGGCACACCTCTCCGCGGATCAAACAGAAACTAAAAGAAGTGCCGTTAGGCGAGGATGTCCTCAAAAAAGGATTCTATGACTTGGATGGCCAGTAG
- a CDS encoding PIG-L deacetylase family protein, whose product MSTVLVIAPHPDDETLGCGGTILRHVEQGDTVYWLIVTHILEEFGFEAERIEQREQEIERVAGHYSIEQPINLKFPTTRLDAQPMNALVDAIGNAFQEIEPELVYTPYRNDIHTDHAVVFDAVTSCTKWFRYPSVQRVLAYETLSETEFTLNPDVSGFQPNVFIDITGKVEEKIGIMRIYDSEIGEHPFPRSESAIRARATLRGSTAGFDAAEAFMLLRERVS is encoded by the coding sequence ATGAGCACGGTACTGGTCATTGCTCCTCATCCCGATGATGAAACGCTGGGATGCGGAGGGACAATACTGCGACACGTGGAGCAGGGAGACACCGTCTACTGGCTCATCGTGACGCACATCCTAGAAGAGTTTGGATTTGAGGCGGAACGAATTGAACAACGAGAGCAGGAAATTGAGCGTGTTGCCGGGCACTATAGCATAGAGCAACCGATCAATCTCAAGTTTCCGACGACCCGGCTCGACGCGCAGCCGATGAACGCGCTTGTAGATGCAATTGGAAATGCGTTTCAGGAGATCGAGCCGGAGCTGGTTTACACCCCGTACCGAAATGACATCCATACCGACCACGCGGTTGTCTTCGATGCCGTAACCTCCTGCACGAAGTGGTTTCGCTATCCGTCAGTCCAGCGTGTCCTGGCCTATGAGACGCTTTCCGAAACAGAATTTACGCTCAATCCCGATGTCAGTGGGTTCCAGCCCAATGTGTTTATCGACATCACAGGGAAAGTGGAGGAAAAAATTGGGATCATGCGGATCTATGACAGTGAGATTGGGGAGCATCCCTTTCCGCGAAGTGAGTCTGCCATACGAGCAAGAGCAACCCTCCGCGGGTCGACGGCGGGCTTTGATGCCGCGGAAGCCTTCATGCTGTTGAGAGAACGAGTTTCGTAG
- a CDS encoding nucleotidyltransferase family protein: MNNWREIAVRPDESIRETLEVIDEGAVQIAIVADGHDHLQGIVTDGDIRRGILKDLDLGAPVASVMNEDPITARPQEDRQSLIDTMRARRIHQIPLVDNEGRVVGIEVLDDLLEPEARPNPVVLMAGGLGTRLRPLTDDCPKPLLEVGDKPILETILEGFIAHGFHRFYLSVNYKAGMIEDYFRDGSNWGVDISYVHEEKRLGTAGPLSLLPERPDETMIVMNGDLLTKLNFTHLLDFHREHGAVATMCVREHETQVPYGVIETDDQSMEGIEEKPTERYFVNAGIYVLEPETLGYVPENEFFDMPDLFKRLIDEGKEATVFPVREYWQDVGRKEDFHRVNGEYEEVFDT; the protein is encoded by the coding sequence ATGAATAACTGGCGAGAAATAGCGGTACGCCCTGACGAGTCCATCCGCGAGACTTTGGAGGTCATCGACGAGGGCGCAGTCCAGATCGCGATCGTTGCGGACGGCCACGACCACTTGCAGGGCATTGTAACTGACGGTGACATCCGGCGCGGCATCCTGAAAGACCTCGATCTCGGCGCGCCGGTCGCGTCTGTCATGAACGAAGATCCCATCACGGCGCGGCCACAGGAAGATCGGCAAAGCCTGATCGACACGATGCGGGCCCGCCGGATTCATCAGATTCCGCTGGTGGACAACGAGGGTCGCGTCGTAGGGATCGAGGTACTCGACGATTTGCTAGAGCCGGAGGCTCGACCCAATCCGGTCGTCCTTATGGCCGGGGGCCTCGGAACTCGGCTCCGACCGCTCACAGATGATTGTCCCAAGCCCCTGCTGGAGGTGGGCGATAAGCCGATCCTGGAGACGATCCTTGAGGGCTTCATCGCGCATGGCTTCCACCGGTTTTATCTATCGGTGAACTATAAGGCCGGGATGATCGAAGACTATTTCAGGGACGGGAGCAACTGGGGCGTTGACATCAGCTACGTTCACGAGGAGAAGCGACTCGGCACGGCGGGGCCGCTCTCCCTACTTCCCGAACGGCCGGACGAGACGATGATCGTCATGAACGGAGACCTGCTCACGAAGCTTAACTTCACCCACCTGCTGGATTTCCACCGCGAGCACGGCGCTGTCGCCACTATGTGCGTGCGAGAGCACGAGACGCAGGTGCCCTACGGCGTCATAGAGACGGACGATCAGTCCATGGAGGGTATCGAAGAGAAGCCCACCGAACGCTATTTCGTGAACGCGGGCATTTACGTGCTTGAGCCGGAGACGCTGGGCTACGTGCCGGAGAACGAGTTCTTCGACATGCCGGACCTCTTCAAGCGTCTCATAGACGAGGGGAAGGAAGCGACGGTCTTTCCGGTGCGGGAGTACTGGCAGGACGTGGGGCGGAAAGAAGACTTTCACCGCGTGAATGGCGAATACGAGGAGGTCTTCGACACATGA
- a CDS encoding transposase: protein MKTVSKGGLPRVRPEHFRRNVLDKTSTDYQDWMHKLLDRVLKTGSQTEAQAHLKETSEELELKAPSVFKALEEVLLDVTAVLALPEKYRKRPRTTNVVERLTQESRRREKVIRILSIKASAWRNVGALLAEKHEEWSTGRRCWTMEKFNEGRIKESERGTEELQSESPNPTLERA from the coding sequence ATCAAAACGGTCTCTAAGGGAGGCCTTCCCCGGGTACGTCCGGAGCACTTCCGCCGCAACGTGCTCGATAAGACGTCTACTGACTACCAGGACTGGATGCATAAGCTCCTCGATCGGGTTCTGAAGACCGGCTCCCAGACGGAGGCACAGGCCCACCTCAAAGAGACTTCCGAGGAGCTTGAACTGAAAGCCCCGTCCGTTTTCAAGGCCCTTGAAGAAGTCCTTCTGGATGTCACTGCTGTTCTAGCTCTTCCAGAAAAGTATCGCAAGAGACCCCGAACGACAAACGTGGTGGAGCGGCTCACTCAGGAGAGCCGCCGACGGGAGAAGGTTATTCGGATCTTATCGATCAAGGCGTCAGCCTGGCGAAACGTCGGGGCCTTACTGGCCGAAAAACACGAGGAATGGTCTACCGGACGGCGCTGCTGGACGATGGAGAAGTTCAACGAGGGGCGGATCAAAGAGTCCGAAAGAGGCACTGAAGAACTGCAATCGGAATCTCCTAATCCCACGCTGGAGCGGGCCTGA
- a CDS encoding cytidylyltransferase domain-containing protein, with protein sequence MIDGHSVLGVILARGGSKGLPRKNIRDLAGKPLIAWTIEAGHESEYLDRLILSSDDGEIMEVAEEYGCEVPFQRPAELAQDDTPSIDTLLHAIEQVESHDYIVLLQPTSPLRTADDIDATMSLCHRNGGTACVTVTETDKPPQWMYILRDNHRLEPVVDQEESITRRQAAPDVYVPNGAVYAAETSWLQKHESFYTEATIGHPMPPERSADVDTALDLAWCELLKDRLESSSSPLR encoded by the coding sequence ATGATTGATGGGCATAGCGTACTCGGTGTCATTCTGGCTCGTGGCGGGTCGAAAGGGCTCCCTCGCAAAAACATCCGCGACCTGGCGGGAAAGCCATTAATTGCTTGGACAATCGAAGCCGGGCACGAGTCTGAGTACCTCGACCGACTCATCCTCTCCAGCGACGATGGCGAGATCATGGAAGTCGCGGAGGAGTACGGCTGCGAGGTCCCGTTTCAGCGTCCCGCGGAGCTGGCGCAGGACGACACCCCGAGCATAGACACGTTGCTCCACGCCATCGAACAGGTCGAATCGCACGACTACATTGTGCTGCTCCAGCCGACTTCGCCCCTTCGCACGGCCGATGATATCGACGCAACCATGTCCCTTTGTCATCGAAACGGTGGCACAGCCTGCGTAACGGTGACCGAGACAGACAAGCCGCCGCAGTGGATGTATATTTTACGCGATAATCACCGGTTGGAACCGGTGGTGGACCAGGAGGAGTCGATCACACGACGACAAGCGGCACCGGACGTTTACGTTCCGAATGGGGCTGTGTATGCAGCCGAAACATCGTGGTTGCAGAAACACGAATCGTTTTACACCGAGGCCACCATCGGGCACCCAATGCCGCCTGAGCGGTCGGCGGATGTAGATACGGCGTTAGATCTAGCGTGGTGCGAACTGTTGAAAGATCGTTTGGAGAGCAGCAGTTCACCTCTACGATAA
- a CDS encoding methionyl-tRNA formyltransferase, whose protein sequence is MEPLAEKNDIPCYIDTDNNQTDLASWIQERRPEVGYCFGWSYLLNPEVLSIPELGFIGFHPTKLPRNRGRHPVIWALALGLEETASSFFFMDEGADTGDLLSQRDVPIRWEDDARSLYDRLMDVAKEQISDFTPKLAAREHSGNPQDDEKANYWRKRSREDGEIDWRMSSSSVYNLVRALTHPYPGAHCTVNGREVKIWSADVVDGEFGNIENLEPGKVLASDDERVVVKCGEGVIQIQEHEFDKLPDEGDYLR, encoded by the coding sequence TTGGAACCACTGGCCGAGAAGAACGACATTCCCTGTTACATCGACACCGACAATAATCAGACGGACCTGGCGTCTTGGATCCAGGAACGACGTCCCGAAGTGGGATATTGCTTCGGCTGGTCATACTTGTTGAATCCCGAGGTGCTTTCGATCCCTGAGCTCGGATTCATTGGATTTCATCCAACGAAGCTTCCCCGAAACCGAGGGCGCCACCCGGTTATCTGGGCGCTCGCACTTGGGCTGGAGGAAACCGCGTCCTCATTCTTCTTCATGGACGAGGGAGCAGACACCGGAGATCTCTTGAGCCAACGCGACGTTCCGATCCGTTGGGAGGACGACGCTCGCTCCCTCTACGATCGTCTGATGGACGTTGCGAAAGAGCAGATCTCGGATTTCACGCCTAAGCTTGCGGCGCGCGAACATTCGGGCAATCCACAGGACGACGAGAAGGCCAATTACTGGCGGAAGCGGTCGCGGGAAGACGGGGAAATTGATTGGCGGATGTCCTCTAGTTCTGTGTATAACCTTGTTCGGGCTCTTACCCATCCATATCCCGGGGCGCACTGTACCGTCAACGGGCGCGAAGTGAAAATATGGTCGGCCGATGTCGTTGACGGTGAGTTTGGGAATATTGAAAATTTGGAGCCCGGAAAGGTTCTTGCTTCGGACGATGAGCGTGTTGTAGTGAAATGCGGAGAAGGTGTTATTCAGATTCAGGAGCATGAATTTGATAAGCTTCCAGACGAGGGAGACTATTTGAGATGA
- a CDS encoding LegC family aminotransferase, giving the protein MATDTVSTSVEERIIDAIRTVIGDRDEFVPLHKPTFEGNEWDYVKECIDTEWVSSVGSYVDRFEEDLADYTGAKRAVVVVNGTSALHVCLRLVGVEAGDEVLVPALTFVATANAVTYQGATPHFVDSEERTLGLDPAKLGAYLDDIAKVRDGTCINTQTGNPIKAVVPMHAYGHPVDLDPLQEVCEQYQLTLVEDAAESLGSFYDGTHTGTIGRLGVLSFNGNKTITTGGGGAILTDDDDLADEAKHLTTVAKKDHEWEYFHDKTGYNYRLPNLNAALGCAQLEELPSFLDRKRALAERYRDAFADVDGVSFFTEREGTRSNYWLNVLLLDEDAADRRDAVLETTNEAGLMTRPTWQLLSSLPMYEGCSRMDLSTAKDLERRLINIPSTPSLVEEVQS; this is encoded by the coding sequence ATGGCAACGGACACTGTGAGTACATCTGTGGAGGAGCGGATCATCGATGCTATTCGGACGGTGATCGGAGACCGAGACGAATTTGTCCCCCTCCACAAGCCGACGTTCGAGGGCAACGAGTGGGACTACGTGAAGGAATGCATCGATACCGAATGGGTCTCCTCGGTAGGCTCGTATGTCGATCGATTTGAGGAGGACTTGGCCGATTACACAGGGGCGAAGCGGGCCGTCGTCGTAGTGAATGGGACCTCGGCCCTTCACGTCTGCCTACGACTCGTGGGTGTGGAGGCGGGCGATGAGGTGCTGGTACCCGCACTTACGTTCGTAGCAACGGCCAATGCCGTGACCTATCAGGGGGCAACGCCGCATTTCGTCGATAGCGAAGAGCGCACGCTTGGGCTCGATCCGGCAAAGCTGGGAGCCTATCTCGACGACATTGCAAAGGTGCGCGATGGGACGTGCATAAATACGCAGACAGGAAACCCGATCAAGGCCGTGGTGCCCATGCACGCATATGGCCATCCAGTCGATCTGGACCCGCTCCAGGAGGTTTGTGAGCAATATCAACTAACTCTCGTGGAGGATGCCGCCGAATCCTTGGGCTCGTTTTACGACGGTACCCATACGGGAACGATCGGTCGCCTTGGGGTACTCAGCTTTAACGGCAACAAGACGATCACGACGGGCGGCGGCGGGGCGATTCTCACGGACGATGACGATTTGGCCGATGAGGCCAAGCACCTCACGACGGTTGCGAAGAAGGATCACGAGTGGGAGTATTTCCACGACAAAACGGGGTACAACTACCGTCTTCCGAATCTGAATGCCGCGCTGGGCTGTGCTCAGTTGGAGGAGTTGCCCTCCTTTCTGGATCGTAAACGAGCGCTGGCGGAGCGTTATCGAGATGCATTTGCGGACGTGGACGGCGTCTCGTTCTTTACGGAGCGGGAGGGCACGCGAAGCAACTACTGGCTCAATGTGCTTCTCCTCGATGAGGATGCCGCCGATCGGCGCGACGCAGTGTTGGAAACCACCAACGAGGCAGGTCTTATGACGCGCCCGACGTGGCAGCTCCTCTCGTCTTTGCCGATGTACGAAGGTTGTTCGCGGATGGATCTCTCGACGGCCAAGGACCTGGAGCGCCGCCTGATCAACATTCCCAGCACACCTTCTCTCGTGGAAGAAGTACAGTCGTGA
- the neuB gene encoding N-acetylneuraminate synthase produces MSTYIIAEAGVNHNGSMDLARDLVEVAAEAGVDAIKFQTFRSEELVAEDAPKADYQTETTDAEESQAEMLRKLELSPEQHHTIVQHCTVHDLQFLSTPFDAQSARFLVDEFDMPRVKIGSGELTNGPLLLNIARLGRPVILSTGMGTLGEVEQALSVLGYGYITDGDRPSVEELERAFASTEGQNALAQNVTVLHCVTEYPAPVEAANLRAMDTLHEAFDLPVGLSDHTEGIAVPIAAVARGATLIEKHFTLDRSLPGPDHEASLEPEELRDMVQGIRDTEAALGTARKAPTEPEWKNRPAVRKSLVATQPIDEGEDFTTDSLGVKRPGDGISPMRYWEYLGTASSRRYSEGEQIQ; encoded by the coding sequence ATGTCGACGTACATAATTGCCGAAGCTGGCGTCAATCATAACGGCTCCATGGACCTGGCCCGCGACCTGGTTGAGGTGGCCGCCGAGGCCGGTGTGGATGCCATTAAATTTCAGACCTTTCGCTCTGAAGAGCTGGTCGCGGAAGATGCACCGAAAGCAGACTACCAGACCGAGACGACTGACGCCGAAGAGTCACAGGCCGAAATGCTCCGAAAGTTGGAGCTAAGTCCCGAACAGCATCACACAATTGTACAGCACTGCACCGTCCACGATCTACAATTTCTCTCGACGCCCTTCGATGCACAGAGCGCCCGGTTCCTGGTCGACGAGTTCGACATGCCACGCGTAAAGATCGGCTCTGGAGAGCTGACCAACGGGCCTCTTCTCCTTAACATCGCTCGTCTTGGGCGGCCCGTGATCTTATCGACGGGAATGGGCACGCTCGGGGAAGTGGAGCAGGCCCTTTCGGTGCTGGGGTACGGGTACATCACGGACGGGGACCGGCCGTCAGTAGAAGAGCTTGAACGGGCATTCGCGTCCACGGAGGGACAGAACGCCCTTGCACAAAATGTAACGGTGCTTCATTGTGTTACGGAGTATCCTGCGCCGGTGGAGGCCGCAAATCTCCGTGCGATGGATACGCTACATGAAGCATTCGACCTTCCTGTGGGATTGTCCGACCATACAGAGGGGATTGCCGTCCCCATCGCTGCGGTTGCCCGAGGCGCCACGCTGATTGAGAAGCACTTTACCCTCGACCGCTCGCTGCCGGGTCCCGACCACGAAGCCTCCCTGGAGCCGGAGGAACTTCGTGATATGGTACAGGGAATTCGCGACACCGAGGCCGCACTGGGAACGGCGCGTAAGGCTCCTACTGAACCAGAGTGGAAGAACCGTCCGGCTGTCCGAAAAAGTTTGGTGGCGACGCAGCCGATCGACGAGGGAGAGGATTTTACGACGGACAGTCTCGGTGTTAAGCGGCCGGGAGATGGTATTTCGCCCATGCGCTACTGGGAGTATCTGGGTACCGCTTCTTCACGTCGCTACTCAGAAGGGGAGCAAATCCAATGA
- a CDS encoding oligosaccharide repeat unit polymerase — translation MSIFPALTINDEKLLILYICSVSVLGLIVSPIYIKPDYDVFEAHSFVLLSVVIGVILRGIWISLFQTDSVNEFLGSISVTDVLSAYPLVFSGLIAYLLGYYTKIKNVRVPFKFSNPAIWSRRYLIGISVVVIVISGWVSYKLFDLNTLLFTTLEEVSSKRRTFVGGEKWQYTSSGYMRWAAGLVTYMYVIYAAYYFYKDKSLWSVDSLLLVVLFLFSTGYYFVLSSRGGVISLIIYTIIIYHFLQKRISVRAVVTGLSISVILFAFMTILRDPTLSTRNIAHSLYKETDKIILNENMFGIKKTAKIYKEVPENMNYMYGSTMVRWVYAPIPRSMWPSKPIISIGKTINRKVYGNNNLSGVPPTIMMEGYINFSFMGAIIVMYMLGLMVNYTNLTLLVPNSPVHIIFFTFVGTKLGLGLVGGDLSRFIVGTLKDMISLSLLLSFVIKSPIQIKSRR, via the coding sequence TTGAGCATCTTTCCAGCGTTGACGATAAATGACGAAAAACTATTAATATTATATATATGCAGTGTATCAGTATTGGGCCTAATAGTATCTCCTATATATATAAAGCCCGATTATGACGTGTTCGAAGCCCACTCATTCGTTCTATTGTCCGTTGTTATTGGCGTTATTTTGAGGGGCATATGGATAAGTTTATTTCAGACGGATAGTGTAAACGAATTTTTAGGATCTATATCAGTAACGGACGTATTAAGCGCATACCCACTCGTTTTCTCTGGATTAATAGCATATCTTTTAGGTTACTATACGAAAATAAAAAACGTCAGGGTACCATTTAAGTTCTCTAACCCAGCAATATGGAGTAGGCGATATTTAATAGGCATAAGCGTGGTGGTAATAGTCATATCAGGATGGGTTAGTTACAAGTTATTTGATCTAAATACATTATTGTTTACGACACTCGAAGAAGTCTCGTCTAAGAGAAGAACGTTTGTTGGCGGAGAAAAATGGCAATATACATCCTCCGGTTATATGAGGTGGGCAGCCGGTCTGGTAACGTACATGTATGTAATTTATGCGGCATATTACTTTTATAAAGATAAGAGCTTGTGGTCTGTTGACTCATTACTTCTAGTTGTTTTATTTTTGTTTAGTACAGGATATTATTTCGTACTAAGCTCAAGAGGTGGGGTAATTTCTTTAATAATATACACAATAATTATATACCATTTCTTACAAAAAAGGATCAGTGTACGAGCTGTTGTGACTGGGTTATCAATATCTGTTATACTGTTTGCTTTCATGACTATTCTGCGAGATCCCACACTGAGCACCAGAAATATAGCCCACAGTTTGTATAAGGAGACTGATAAAATAATACTCAATGAAAATATGTTTGGTATAAAAAAGACAGCTAAAATTTACAAAGAAGTACCAGAAAATATGAATTACATGTATGGGTCGACCATGGTAAGATGGGTGTATGCACCAATACCCAGAAGTATGTGGCCATCCAAGCCAATTATTAGTATCGGTAAAACAATTAATAGGAAAGTATACGGCAATAACAATCTGTCCGGTGTACCCCCTACAATTATGATGGAGGGTTACATCAACTTTAGCTTCATGGGCGCAATAATAGTAATGTATATGTTAGGTCTAATGGTGAATTACACAAATCTCACTTTACTTGTTCCAAATAGTCCAGTACATATTATATTCTTTACTTTTGTTGGCACAAAGTTAGGGTTAGGTTTAGTGGGGGGGGACTTATCGAGATTTATCGTCGGCACACTAAAAGATATGATAAGCCTTTCTCTATTGCTTTCTTTTGTTATAAAATCGCCGATACAAATAAAAAGTAGAAGATAG
- a CDS encoding IS5 family transposase — MRQKRYDSDLTNSQWERLSRYFATDRKRSYSLRYHVLDAILYVVKTGTQWRMLPGEFAQWQTVYYYFRRWREEGRILCILSIISRAARRRTGQHGEPSALIIDCQSVPSTRVGGISSFDAFKKVDGRKRHIAVDTQGLLWGLVVHAAGDHETQWALQLLAPVASRLDRVETVFADQAYQGLEEKLDRELGWKLQVVDSEEETPGFSIDPKRWIVERTYGWFGGWRRLDREYERRTDSSETMVCFAMLRIALNRLD; from the coding sequence ATGCGCCAGAAGCGCTACGACTCCGACCTGACGAACTCCCAGTGGGAACGACTCAGCCGTTATTTTGCAACCGACCGTAAGCGAAGCTATTCCCTGAGGTACCATGTGCTAGACGCGATCTTGTATGTTGTCAAAACAGGTACCCAGTGGCGCATGTTGCCCGGCGAGTTTGCTCAGTGGCAGACCGTGTACTACTACTTTCGCCGGTGGCGAGAGGAAGGACGTATCCTGTGCATTTTGAGTATTATCTCTCGTGCAGCTCGGCGCCGGACCGGTCAGCACGGAGAACCAAGTGCACTGATTATCGACTGCCAGTCAGTTCCGAGCACGCGAGTGGGCGGAATCAGCAGTTTCGACGCCTTCAAAAAGGTTGATGGACGAAAACGACATATCGCTGTCGATACGCAGGGCTTGCTCTGGGGGCTGGTGGTCCATGCGGCTGGAGATCACGAGACGCAGTGGGCCTTGCAGTTGCTCGCTCCGGTCGCCTCTCGCTTAGACCGCGTGGAGACGGTCTTTGCCGATCAGGCCTATCAGGGCCTGGAGGAGAAGCTCGACCGGGAGCTCGGATGGAAGCTTCAAGTTGTCGACTCCGAGGAGGAGACCCCTGGATTTTCCATCGATCCGAAGCGATGGATCGTGGAACGAACCTACGGGTGGTTCGGAGGATGGCGCCGGCTGGACCGAGAGTACGAGCGGCGGACTGACTCCAGCGAGACAATGGTCTGCTTCGCCATGCTTCGCATCGCCCTGAATCGGCTCGACTAA